Proteins found in one Pontibacter sp. SGAir0037 genomic segment:
- a CDS encoding methylmalonyl-CoA mutase family protein, which yields MTHEQKLFTEFTPATAADWEERARKDLRDTALESLFLRTYDGITIKPFFTQEDVQQLPLMQQQPGQFPFMRGTRSGQNNWLNIQQIKVEGNGKPAIDKAADALQRGADGICFVLGNDTLFDIAYLADTLDLSKHVVHFRLKDTPAPFIKRLYAQLEQKHITPDTVRGGVYYDPLTSKGCLSEEEKETAVSMVQQTQDSRDFYSLAVYGSNFSSIGASFTQEIAFTLNAAVTYIDKLTEAGVPLEATFRNMQFYMASGTNYFFEIVKLRVLRLLWAAVAEAYGVEKALAGAIRIHSTTSSWFETTLDPYVNMLRVTTEAMAAILAGCDSLSVTPFDNTFRRSDEFSERIARNVSTILKEEAYLDKAIDPAAGSYYLESLTNQLAVHSWDLFKEVEAQGGFEAAYQNGFILGAITNVSRKKFANIATGREILVGTNKYPNPKEKVDFDPEELIQRADFDTTRAAYPTEVMRMATELHLRKRKRRPRAVVAIIGHAEKRQLNATFAEEFFSCAGFETELQQYNAVAEASDSLIHAAAEVVVISASETTYTHELAPRLKQHHVKPIIILAADPQHMKAEMMQQGYDEFIFEDCDTTTLLELVQKRLAQNEQDQQE from the coding sequence ATGACCCACGAGCAGAAGCTATTCACTGAATTTACCCCTGCCACCGCAGCAGATTGGGAAGAGAGAGCGCGAAAAGATTTACGTGATACAGCACTTGAAAGCCTCTTTTTGCGCACTTATGATGGCATTACAATAAAACCTTTCTTCACCCAGGAAGATGTACAGCAACTTCCGCTCATGCAGCAGCAGCCAGGGCAGTTTCCGTTTATGCGCGGCACCAGGTCTGGCCAGAATAACTGGTTAAATATTCAACAGATAAAGGTAGAGGGTAATGGCAAACCGGCTATAGACAAGGCTGCCGATGCGCTGCAAAGAGGCGCAGACGGTATATGCTTTGTATTGGGCAATGATACGCTTTTTGATATAGCTTACCTGGCAGATACTCTTGATCTGAGTAAGCACGTGGTGCACTTCAGGCTGAAAGACACACCTGCCCCCTTTATCAAACGCCTGTATGCGCAACTGGAGCAGAAACATATAACTCCGGATACAGTAAGAGGAGGGGTTTACTACGACCCGTTAACCTCAAAGGGTTGTTTATCAGAAGAAGAAAAAGAAACAGCCGTGAGCATGGTGCAGCAAACACAGGATAGCCGAGATTTTTACAGCCTTGCCGTCTATGGCAGCAACTTCAGCAGTATAGGTGCTTCCTTTACACAGGAAATAGCCTTTACGCTAAATGCCGCTGTTACCTACATAGATAAATTAACAGAGGCTGGAGTTCCCTTAGAAGCAACCTTCCGGAACATGCAGTTTTATATGGCCTCCGGCACAAATTATTTCTTTGAAATTGTAAAGTTACGGGTGCTTCGACTACTATGGGCGGCTGTAGCAGAAGCTTACGGAGTAGAGAAAGCGTTAGCCGGAGCTATACGTATTCACAGCACAACTTCCTCCTGGTTCGAAACCACCCTCGATCCTTATGTAAATATGCTGCGCGTAACAACCGAAGCAATGGCTGCCATACTGGCAGGCTGCGATTCTCTTTCGGTTACTCCCTTCGACAACACCTTTCGTAGGTCAGATGAGTTTTCAGAACGCATCGCCCGAAACGTGTCTACTATTTTAAAAGAAGAAGCTTACCTGGATAAAGCCATCGACCCTGCCGCCGGTTCATACTACCTCGAGTCACTCACAAACCAACTGGCTGTTCATTCCTGGGATTTATTTAAAGAGGTGGAAGCGCAGGGTGGTTTCGAAGCTGCTTATCAGAATGGCTTTATACTTGGCGCTATCACAAATGTTAGTCGTAAAAAGTTTGCAAACATTGCCACAGGGCGAGAAATTCTGGTAGGAACCAATAAATACCCTAATCCAAAGGAGAAGGTGGATTTTGATCCGGAAGAACTGATCCAGCGGGCCGATTTTGATACCACACGGGCTGCTTACCCAACAGAGGTAATGCGGATGGCCACTGAACTGCATCTCCGCAAACGTAAGCGCAGACCAAGAGCAGTGGTAGCCATAATCGGGCACGCGGAAAAGAGGCAGCTAAACGCCACATTTGCAGAAGAGTTTTTCAGTTGTGCCGGCTTTGAAACAGAGTTACAACAGTATAACGCAGTAGCAGAAGCCTCTGACAGCTTAATACATGCAGCTGCAGAAGTGGTGGTTATATCAGCTTCAGAAACAACGTATACACACGAGCTTGCACCTAGATTAAAGCAACATCATGTAAAACCGATTATTATACTGGCTGCTGACCCGCAGCACATGAAAGCAGAAATGATGCAGCAGGGCTACGATGAATTTATATTTGAAGACTGCGATACAACCACGCTTTTAGAGCTGGTGCAAAAGCGACTGGCCCAGAATGAGCAGGACCAGCAGGAATAA